In Apis cerana isolate GH-2021 linkage group LG6, AcerK_1.0, whole genome shotgun sequence, the following are encoded in one genomic region:
- the LOC107993808 gene encoding uncharacterized protein LOC107993808, which yields MEEFNIDIAHVLQNRDFSIIQKLKSYYSNIQTKIAAKVEDATTYKIEFIEKKTQNDNKISELQQEVESLKSEIDATDLQQKIVDKKIANIIEEQENLEEEVNKTKSRRNSLSIEIVELNEESKKRKEEKLLKWKSIKCACQTYKQYLDFRIRLINNKEQEQIKVSFFINDTNIKDEYFVLLLNHNDQWKVEKIHPTLKTEHLTDFKEIIDFSKQVEISNIIAFLYKLRHIFLQYYLNIK from the exons atggaagaatttaatattgatatcgcACATGTTCTTCAAAATAGAGACTTtagtataatacaaaaattaaaatcatattattctaatattcaaacaaaaattgcCGCTAAAGTTGAAGATGCAACTACGTACAAAATTg aatttattgagaaaaaaacacaaaatgataataaaatatcagaatTACAACAGGAAGTGGAAAGTTTAAAATCTGAGATAGATGCAACAGATTTACAACAAAAAATCGTAGATAAAAAGATTGCCAATATAATAGaagaacaagaaaatttagaagaagaagttaacaaaacaaaatcaagaagaaatagtttatctattgaaattgttgaattaaatgaag aatcaaagaaaagaaaagaagaaaagttattaaaatggaaaagtaTTAAATGTGCTTGTCAaacttataaacaatatttagattttcgaATACGTTTAATCAATAACAAAGAACAAGAACAAATTaaagtatctttttttataaatgatactaATATAAAAGACGAATATTTTGTGCTATTACTTAATCATAATGATCAATGGAAAG ttgaaaaaattcatcccaCACTTAAAACTGAACATTTAAcggattttaaagaaattattgatttttctaaacaagtagaaatttcaaatataattgcatttctttataaacttaggcatatttttcttcaatattatttaaatataaagtaa
- the LOC107993818 gene encoding repetitive organellar protein-like isoform X2: MMFKFLPIFIIFGITTVLAFTFDTKSQLESDVKSDDSSQTNSQEASNASNSDSDSDNNNDNDNDSNSGSNENNDDNQNLSDLKNKNSQLTDDLEKLIESVEDILENELRGVTNESTHIWESVKDKLNSIENNSKTNFQNVTSNIENILNNFNNKTHNVFEHVRDIVQNETEASKKELLKAYRKLKKNLSKLEENGNNISRKIREEFKKFFEETYEKLKNTTYSLENAINEAENKAKYILNEVKNVTLSELQKIEKKNAEIWQEAKKDLQLIGKNAQDAMNNITDSIKKLKNETNEILHKVSEALNENIEEIKQNITKIVNEVKEIVNNTVFEIKKAAKKFRQEIEEDVEEVKEKVIEVIDDLNEKLSQIANQTANTLKETEEILEKQFEQAKQNISRLVDEIKDYISNIYQYVKSSMLDIIDNIKNDIKNIKSKNDVFLYNITQTIENNVEQVKQEITKVVLNLKNKTQEQLQHLKNKLGELKGEALQAKKIIRDKIKEIIKNVTNVLNNLEHDINNTLGYVQNKTSEIINHVTNIIKDKIQEIIQESARVVAEATNTIEDIKENTAVILNNTLTELRKDANNLLNNAKEDVHNITNQVENQVFNALNNIKNVTKNSLKDIENITSYEKNLKEIIHHISKDSRSIINNVLNNVHDTIEVILNDTNDAIGHIINNVNNVTSNIFHDVKDAIQNGINDTKNNIKNVFDGLQNSVHKVSDAVHYFNDNVKNILIGNVKNFSHSKI, encoded by the exons atgatgtttaaatttttaccaattttcaTCATCTTCGGTATTACTACTGTTCTT gcTTTTACGTTTGATACAAAGAGTCAATTAGAAAGTGATGTTAAg TCTGATGACAGCTCTCAAACAAACTCGCAGGAAGCTAGCAATGCCAGTAATAGTGACAGTGACAGtgacaataataatgataatgacaaTGACAGTAATAGTGGaagcaatgaaaataatgatgacAACCAAAATTTGTCTGATCTTAAGAACAAAAATTCTCAGCTTACTGATGATTTAGAAAAACTTATAGAATCTGTAGAGGATATACTTGAAAATGAGCTGAGAGGAGTAACAAACGAATCTACACATATTTGGGAAAGTGTAAAAGACAAACTTAActcaatcgaaaataattccaaaacgaattttcaaaatgttacgagtaatatagaaaatatcctaaataattttaacaataaaaccCATAATGTCTTCGAACATGTCAGAGATATTGTACAAAATGAGACAGAAGCATCTAAGAAGGAACTTTTGAAAGCTTacagaaaattgaagaaaaatctatctaaacttgaagaaaatggaaataatatctCGCGAAAAATACGcgaggaatttaaaaaattctttgaagaaacttatgaaaaattaaaaaatactactTATTCTCTGGAAAATGCGATAAATGAAGCTGAAAATAAagccaaatatattttaaatgaagtgAAAAATGTTACATTAAGCGAAttacaaaagattgaaaaaaaaaatgcagaaatatGGCAAGAAGCGAAAAAAGATCTTCAATTAATAGGAAAAAATGCACAAGATGCTATGAATAACATAAcagattcgataaaaaaattgaaaaacgaaaCCAATGAAATTCTTCATAAAGTTTCAGAAGCgctaaatgaaaatatagaagaaatcaaacaaaatattaccAAAATTGTAAATGAAGTAAAAGAGATTGTAAACAATACAGTATTTGAGATCAAAAAGGCAGCAAAAAAATTTCGacaagaaattgaagaagatGTTGAAGAAGTCAAAGAAAAAGTGATTGAAGTCATAgatgatttaaatgaaaaattatctcaaATTGCCAACCAAACTGCTAATACTTTAAAAGAAACTgaagaaattcttgaaaaacaatttgaacAAGCCaagcaaaatatttctcgacttgtagatgaaataaaagattatatttcaaatatttatcaatatgtgAAAAGTTCTATGTtagatattattgataatatcaagaacgatattaaaaatattaagtctaaaaatgatgtatttttatacaatataacacaaacgatcgaaaataatGTGGAACAAGTAAAACAAGAAATCACGAAAGTTGTACTTAATCTTAAGAATAAAACTCAAGAACAATTACagcatcttaaaaataaacttggtGAACTAAAAGGAGAAGCCTTGCaagctaaaaaaattattagagataaaataaaagaaattattaaaaatgttaccaATGTGCTTAATAATTTGGAGCATGACATAAACAATACTTTGGGATATGTTCAAAATAAAACTTCTGAGATTATAAACCACgtgacaaatataattaaagataaaatacagGAAATCATACAAGAGTCTGCTCGAGTTGTAGCAGAAGCGACAAATACAATCGAAGacattaaagaaaatacaGCCGTTATTTTGAACAATACTTTGACTGAATTAAGGAAAGATGCCAACAATCTTTTGAACAATGCCAAGGAAGATGTTCATAATATAACTAATCAAGTTGAAAACCAAGTTTTTAATgctcttaataatattaaaaacgttacaaaaaattcattaaaagatattgaaaatattacatcttatgaaaaaaatttaaaagaaataattcatcatatttcaaaagattctagatctataataaataatgttttgaaTAATGTTCATGATACTATTGAGGTCATTCTCAATGATACTAATGATGCTATTggacatataattaataatgtcaaTAATGTtacttctaatatttttcatgatgtAAAAGATGCCAtacaaaatggaataaatgatacgaaaaataatataaaaaacgtATTTGATGGACTTCAGAATTCAGTTCACAAGGTTTCCGACGCTGTGcattatttcaatgataatgtaaaaaatatacttatag gtAATGTAAAGAATTTTAGTCACAGCAA GATCTAA
- the LOC107993818 gene encoding repetitive organellar protein-like isoform X1 has product MMFKFLPIFIIFGITTVLAFTFDTKSQLESDVKSDDSSQTNSQEASNASNSDSDSDNNNDNDNDSNSGSNENNDDNQNLSDLKNKNSQLTDDLEKLIESVEDILENELRGVTNESTHIWESVKDKLNSIENNSKTNFQNVTSNIENILNNFNNKTHNVFEHVRDIVQNETEASKKELLKAYRKLKKNLSKLEENGNNISRKIREEFKKFFEETYEKLKNTTYSLENAINEAENKAKYILNEVKNVTLSELQKIEKKNAEIWQEAKKDLQLIGKNAQDAMNNITDSIKKLKNETNEILHKVSEALNENIEEIKQNITKIVNEVKEIVNNTVFEIKKAAKKFRQEIEEDVEEVKEKVIEVIDDLNEKLSQIANQTANTLKETEEILEKQFEQAKQNISRLVDEIKDYISNIYQYVKSSMLDIIDNIKNDIKNIKSKNDVFLYNITQTIENNVEQVKQEITKVVLNLKNKTQEQLQHLKNKLGELKGEALQAKKIIRDKIKEIIKNVTNVLNNLEHDINNTLGYVQNKTSEIINHVTNIIKDKIQEIIQESARVVAEATNTIEDIKENTAVILNNTLTELRKDANNLLNNAKEDVHNITNQVENQVFNALNNIKNVTKNSLKDIENITSYEKNLKEIIHHISKDSRSIINNVLNNVHDTIEVILNDTNDAIGHIINNVNNVTSNIFHDVKDAIQNGINDTKNNIKNVFDGLQNSVHKVSDAVHYFNDNVKNILIGNVKNFSHSNSHLGSK; this is encoded by the exons atgatgtttaaatttttaccaattttcaTCATCTTCGGTATTACTACTGTTCTT gcTTTTACGTTTGATACAAAGAGTCAATTAGAAAGTGATGTTAAg TCTGATGACAGCTCTCAAACAAACTCGCAGGAAGCTAGCAATGCCAGTAATAGTGACAGTGACAGtgacaataataatgataatgacaaTGACAGTAATAGTGGaagcaatgaaaataatgatgacAACCAAAATTTGTCTGATCTTAAGAACAAAAATTCTCAGCTTACTGATGATTTAGAAAAACTTATAGAATCTGTAGAGGATATACTTGAAAATGAGCTGAGAGGAGTAACAAACGAATCTACACATATTTGGGAAAGTGTAAAAGACAAACTTAActcaatcgaaaataattccaaaacgaattttcaaaatgttacgagtaatatagaaaatatcctaaataattttaacaataaaaccCATAATGTCTTCGAACATGTCAGAGATATTGTACAAAATGAGACAGAAGCATCTAAGAAGGAACTTTTGAAAGCTTacagaaaattgaagaaaaatctatctaaacttgaagaaaatggaaataatatctCGCGAAAAATACGcgaggaatttaaaaaattctttgaagaaacttatgaaaaattaaaaaatactactTATTCTCTGGAAAATGCGATAAATGAAGCTGAAAATAAagccaaatatattttaaatgaagtgAAAAATGTTACATTAAGCGAAttacaaaagattgaaaaaaaaaatgcagaaatatGGCAAGAAGCGAAAAAAGATCTTCAATTAATAGGAAAAAATGCACAAGATGCTATGAATAACATAAcagattcgataaaaaaattgaaaaacgaaaCCAATGAAATTCTTCATAAAGTTTCAGAAGCgctaaatgaaaatatagaagaaatcaaacaaaatattaccAAAATTGTAAATGAAGTAAAAGAGATTGTAAACAATACAGTATTTGAGATCAAAAAGGCAGCAAAAAAATTTCGacaagaaattgaagaagatGTTGAAGAAGTCAAAGAAAAAGTGATTGAAGTCATAgatgatttaaatgaaaaattatctcaaATTGCCAACCAAACTGCTAATACTTTAAAAGAAACTgaagaaattcttgaaaaacaatttgaacAAGCCaagcaaaatatttctcgacttgtagatgaaataaaagattatatttcaaatatttatcaatatgtgAAAAGTTCTATGTtagatattattgataatatcaagaacgatattaaaaatattaagtctaaaaatgatgtatttttatacaatataacacaaacgatcgaaaataatGTGGAACAAGTAAAACAAGAAATCACGAAAGTTGTACTTAATCTTAAGAATAAAACTCAAGAACAATTACagcatcttaaaaataaacttggtGAACTAAAAGGAGAAGCCTTGCaagctaaaaaaattattagagataaaataaaagaaattattaaaaatgttaccaATGTGCTTAATAATTTGGAGCATGACATAAACAATACTTTGGGATATGTTCAAAATAAAACTTCTGAGATTATAAACCACgtgacaaatataattaaagataaaatacagGAAATCATACAAGAGTCTGCTCGAGTTGTAGCAGAAGCGACAAATACAATCGAAGacattaaagaaaatacaGCCGTTATTTTGAACAATACTTTGACTGAATTAAGGAAAGATGCCAACAATCTTTTGAACAATGCCAAGGAAGATGTTCATAATATAACTAATCAAGTTGAAAACCAAGTTTTTAATgctcttaataatattaaaaacgttacaaaaaattcattaaaagatattgaaaatattacatcttatgaaaaaaatttaaaagaaataattcatcatatttcaaaagattctagatctataataaataatgttttgaaTAATGTTCATGATACTATTGAGGTCATTCTCAATGATACTAATGATGCTATTggacatataattaataatgtcaaTAATGTtacttctaatatttttcatgatgtAAAAGATGCCAtacaaaatggaataaatgatacgaaaaataatataaaaaacgtATTTGATGGACTTCAGAATTCAGTTCACAAGGTTTCCGACGCTGTGcattatttcaatgataatgtaaaaaatatacttatag gtAATGTAAAGAATTTTAGTCACAGCAA tTCCCATTTAGGATCTAAGTAA
- the LOC107993818 gene encoding repetitive organellar protein-like isoform X3, protein MMFKFLPIFIIFGITTVLAFTFDTKSQLESDVKEASNASNSDSDSDNNNDNDNDSNSGSNENNDDNQNLSDLKNKNSQLTDDLEKLIESVEDILENELRGVTNESTHIWESVKDKLNSIENNSKTNFQNVTSNIENILNNFNNKTHNVFEHVRDIVQNETEASKKELLKAYRKLKKNLSKLEENGNNISRKIREEFKKFFEETYEKLKNTTYSLENAINEAENKAKYILNEVKNVTLSELQKIEKKNAEIWQEAKKDLQLIGKNAQDAMNNITDSIKKLKNETNEILHKVSEALNENIEEIKQNITKIVNEVKEIVNNTVFEIKKAAKKFRQEIEEDVEEVKEKVIEVIDDLNEKLSQIANQTANTLKETEEILEKQFEQAKQNISRLVDEIKDYISNIYQYVKSSMLDIIDNIKNDIKNIKSKNDVFLYNITQTIENNVEQVKQEITKVVLNLKNKTQEQLQHLKNKLGELKGEALQAKKIIRDKIKEIIKNVTNVLNNLEHDINNTLGYVQNKTSEIINHVTNIIKDKIQEIIQESARVVAEATNTIEDIKENTAVILNNTLTELRKDANNLLNNAKEDVHNITNQVENQVFNALNNIKNVTKNSLKDIENITSYEKNLKEIIHHISKDSRSIINNVLNNVHDTIEVILNDTNDAIGHIINNVNNVTSNIFHDVKDAIQNGINDTKNNIKNVFDGLQNSVHKVSDAVHYFNDNVKNILIGNVKNFSHSNSHLGSK, encoded by the exons atgatgtttaaatttttaccaattttcaTCATCTTCGGTATTACTACTGTTCTT gcTTTTACGTTTGATACAAAGAGTCAATTAGAAAGTGATGTTAAg GAAGCTAGCAATGCCAGTAATAGTGACAGTGACAGtgacaataataatgataatgacaaTGACAGTAATAGTGGaagcaatgaaaataatgatgacAACCAAAATTTGTCTGATCTTAAGAACAAAAATTCTCAGCTTACTGATGATTTAGAAAAACTTATAGAATCTGTAGAGGATATACTTGAAAATGAGCTGAGAGGAGTAACAAACGAATCTACACATATTTGGGAAAGTGTAAAAGACAAACTTAActcaatcgaaaataattccaaaacgaattttcaaaatgttacgagtaatatagaaaatatcctaaataattttaacaataaaaccCATAATGTCTTCGAACATGTCAGAGATATTGTACAAAATGAGACAGAAGCATCTAAGAAGGAACTTTTGAAAGCTTacagaaaattgaagaaaaatctatctaaacttgaagaaaatggaaataatatctCGCGAAAAATACGcgaggaatttaaaaaattctttgaagaaacttatgaaaaattaaaaaatactactTATTCTCTGGAAAATGCGATAAATGAAGCTGAAAATAAagccaaatatattttaaatgaagtgAAAAATGTTACATTAAGCGAAttacaaaagattgaaaaaaaaaatgcagaaatatGGCAAGAAGCGAAAAAAGATCTTCAATTAATAGGAAAAAATGCACAAGATGCTATGAATAACATAAcagattcgataaaaaaattgaaaaacgaaaCCAATGAAATTCTTCATAAAGTTTCAGAAGCgctaaatgaaaatatagaagaaatcaaacaaaatattaccAAAATTGTAAATGAAGTAAAAGAGATTGTAAACAATACAGTATTTGAGATCAAAAAGGCAGCAAAAAAATTTCGacaagaaattgaagaagatGTTGAAGAAGTCAAAGAAAAAGTGATTGAAGTCATAgatgatttaaatgaaaaattatctcaaATTGCCAACCAAACTGCTAATACTTTAAAAGAAACTgaagaaattcttgaaaaacaatttgaacAAGCCaagcaaaatatttctcgacttgtagatgaaataaaagattatatttcaaatatttatcaatatgtgAAAAGTTCTATGTtagatattattgataatatcaagaacgatattaaaaatattaagtctaaaaatgatgtatttttatacaatataacacaaacgatcgaaaataatGTGGAACAAGTAAAACAAGAAATCACGAAAGTTGTACTTAATCTTAAGAATAAAACTCAAGAACAATTACagcatcttaaaaataaacttggtGAACTAAAAGGAGAAGCCTTGCaagctaaaaaaattattagagataaaataaaagaaattattaaaaatgttaccaATGTGCTTAATAATTTGGAGCATGACATAAACAATACTTTGGGATATGTTCAAAATAAAACTTCTGAGATTATAAACCACgtgacaaatataattaaagataaaatacagGAAATCATACAAGAGTCTGCTCGAGTTGTAGCAGAAGCGACAAATACAATCGAAGacattaaagaaaatacaGCCGTTATTTTGAACAATACTTTGACTGAATTAAGGAAAGATGCCAACAATCTTTTGAACAATGCCAAGGAAGATGTTCATAATATAACTAATCAAGTTGAAAACCAAGTTTTTAATgctcttaataatattaaaaacgttacaaaaaattcattaaaagatattgaaaatattacatcttatgaaaaaaatttaaaagaaataattcatcatatttcaaaagattctagatctataataaataatgttttgaaTAATGTTCATGATACTATTGAGGTCATTCTCAATGATACTAATGATGCTATTggacatataattaataatgtcaaTAATGTtacttctaatatttttcatgatgtAAAAGATGCCAtacaaaatggaataaatgatacgaaaaataatataaaaaacgtATTTGATGGACTTCAGAATTCAGTTCACAAGGTTTCCGACGCTGTGcattatttcaatgataatgtaaaaaatatacttatag gtAATGTAAAGAATTTTAGTCACAGCAA tTCCCATTTAGGATCTAAGTAA
- the LOC107993819 gene encoding uncharacterized protein LOC107993819 isoform X1, with protein MYLFSSIFTRWHKIYFSYMILYCGQRHDICSEDITNNCTNVTVSDTGNDYNNSKLLEELQCFVCDAKIQGRHYSLATCRTQISRTRVIEKLGELVGERYMVVISEDDVICRSCANLINTLDRLDVEMCNVRDNVLRFLEQKYSLEKGELLGNSEKQKRSQPPQITKCNSQTVTTYQNRKDVILSSNITEKPKHKKSNIWLQCDKCQYTTLHNSFMVHHIRDHIKQKIFCDKCGVQFYESQQESHDCNVKEHINDQARVQDKQTESSLKDIDETILDIPILEKSIQQNVPIMTIETYSESQISNRNENIPIIRLSNSENLSIQNILTSDNISATGQPIYVRILQPVEINETPTHSSVMASHSDGITDLAIKLKDNSEKQILTLTEDGNLEMAEIACWNDIQSSESQSNIMFQ; from the exons atgtatttattttcatcaatcttCACAAGAtggcataaaatatattttagctaTATGATCTTATACTGTG GACAACGACATGATATTTGTTCTGAAGATATTACCAACAATTGCACAAATGTAACTGTTTCTGATACTGGTAATgactataataattcaaaactttTGGAAGAGTTACAATGTTTTGTATGTGATGCAAAGATTCAAGGACGTCATTATTCTTTGGCTACATGTAGAACACAAATATCAAGAACTAGAGTAATAGAAAAACTTGGAGAATTAGTTGGTGAAAG atatatggtAGTAATATCAGAAGATGATGTAATTTGTCGAAGTTGTGCTAATCTTATTAATACACTTGATAGACTTGATGTTGAAATGTGTAATGTACGTGATAATGTTTTGAGATTTTTGgagcaaaaatattctttggaAAAAGGAGAACTTCTTGGTAATAGTGAGAAACAAAAACGTTCTCAACCACCACAGATAACAAAATGTAACAGTCAAACTGTAACTACTTATCAAAATAGGAAAGAtgttattttatcttcaaatattactGAAAAGCCcaaacataaaaaaagtaatatttggTTGCAATGTGATAAATGTCAATATACCACActtcataattcatttatgGTTCATCACATTAGAGATcacattaaacaaaaaatattttgtgataaATGTGGTGTACAATTTTATGAAAGTCAACAAGAATCACATGATTGTAATGTGAAAGAACATATAAATGATCAGGCTAGAGTTCAAGATAAACAAACag AATCATCTTTGAAAGATATTGATGAAACTATACTGGATATtccaattttggaaaaaagtaTACAACAAAATGTACCAATTATGACTATTGAAACATATTCAGAATCACAAATTTCAAATCGTAACGAAAATATTCCTATAATAAGATTatcaaattctgaaaatttatcaatacaaaatattttaacttctg ATAATATTTCTGCAACTGGTCAACCAATATATGTACGTATTTTACAACctgttgaaattaatgaaacacCAACACATTCCTCAGTGATGGCATCACATTCTGATGGTATCACAGATTTAGCTATAAAACTTAAAGACAATtctgaaaaacaaattttaacattaacagAAGATGGTAATTTGGAAATGGCAGAAATAGCTTGTTGGAATGATATACAATCATCTGAATCACaatctaatataatgtttcaataa
- the LOC107993819 gene encoding uncharacterized protein LOC107993819 isoform X2 has translation MANITSMLSIGQRHDICSEDITNNCTNVTVSDTGNDYNNSKLLEELQCFVCDAKIQGRHYSLATCRTQISRTRVIEKLGELVGERYMVVISEDDVICRSCANLINTLDRLDVEMCNVRDNVLRFLEQKYSLEKGELLGNSEKQKRSQPPQITKCNSQTVTTYQNRKDVILSSNITEKPKHKKSNIWLQCDKCQYTTLHNSFMVHHIRDHIKQKIFCDKCGVQFYESQQESHDCNVKEHINDQARVQDKQTESSLKDIDETILDIPILEKSIQQNVPIMTIETYSESQISNRNENIPIIRLSNSENLSIQNILTSDNISATGQPIYVRILQPVEINETPTHSSVMASHSDGITDLAIKLKDNSEKQILTLTEDGNLEMAEIACWNDIQSSESQSNIMFQ, from the exons ATGGCAAATATAACTTCAATGTTGTCAATAGGACAACGACATGATATTTGTTCTGAAGATATTACCAACAATTGCACAAATGTAACTGTTTCTGATACTGGTAATgactataataattcaaaactttTGGAAGAGTTACAATGTTTTGTATGTGATGCAAAGATTCAAGGACGTCATTATTCTTTGGCTACATGTAGAACACAAATATCAAGAACTAGAGTAATAGAAAAACTTGGAGAATTAGTTGGTGAAAG atatatggtAGTAATATCAGAAGATGATGTAATTTGTCGAAGTTGTGCTAATCTTATTAATACACTTGATAGACTTGATGTTGAAATGTGTAATGTACGTGATAATGTTTTGAGATTTTTGgagcaaaaatattctttggaAAAAGGAGAACTTCTTGGTAATAGTGAGAAACAAAAACGTTCTCAACCACCACAGATAACAAAATGTAACAGTCAAACTGTAACTACTTATCAAAATAGGAAAGAtgttattttatcttcaaatattactGAAAAGCCcaaacataaaaaaagtaatatttggTTGCAATGTGATAAATGTCAATATACCACActtcataattcatttatgGTTCATCACATTAGAGATcacattaaacaaaaaatattttgtgataaATGTGGTGTACAATTTTATGAAAGTCAACAAGAATCACATGATTGTAATGTGAAAGAACATATAAATGATCAGGCTAGAGTTCAAGATAAACAAACag AATCATCTTTGAAAGATATTGATGAAACTATACTGGATATtccaattttggaaaaaagtaTACAACAAAATGTACCAATTATGACTATTGAAACATATTCAGAATCACAAATTTCAAATCGTAACGAAAATATTCCTATAATAAGATTatcaaattctgaaaatttatcaatacaaaatattttaacttctg ATAATATTTCTGCAACTGGTCAACCAATATATGTACGTATTTTACAACctgttgaaattaatgaaacacCAACACATTCCTCAGTGATGGCATCACATTCTGATGGTATCACAGATTTAGCTATAAAACTTAAAGACAATtctgaaaaacaaattttaacattaacagAAGATGGTAATTTGGAAATGGCAGAAATAGCTTGTTGGAATGATATACAATCATCTGAATCACaatctaatataatgtttcaataa